The Gimesia chilikensis genome contains the following window.
TCGCCTGGTACCTCTCCGGCATCGCCGCGATCTCCTTCTGCATCATTCTCACAATTAAGGAAACCAAGGGTTGCTCACTGGATGAGTGAGCCCGACAGAGTTGCAGCGGATTAAAGTACCGGCTTGCCCGTCTCCGCGGAGAATTTCATCTTCTGTCCCTTGTGGATTAACAGGTAATCTTCCTGTTTTTCCTGGCGGAGGATGTCCAGAAACTGGCCGTCAAAATAGTCTTTGCCCGCTTTGAACAGACTGAAATGGGTCGCGATCGTGCCAGCATTGAGGGCATAGTCGTAGAAAGCGACTTCGTCAATCACGCCATTAAATGGTTCGCGGCCCACCAGAGTAGCCGATTGTGCTGAGATCAGATTCCCGATCACCGCGGGCGCTGCACCACCACTGATGATCATCGTCCCTACCGGGAAGCGATGGCTCATCCGCATGACGCCGTCGATATAAATGGCTTTCTCACCCGTCCAGCCATTATAGGTGCCGACGATATGGTGCGGCTGACCATCGCGAATTTCAGCCAGCGTCGGTCGGCCCTCTTTCCCGTCCAGAGGCATGTCCAGTTCGCTGTAACCCAGCCCGGACAGATAGAGTCCGAACGAGAGACAGGGGCCATCACCCACCTGCGGAATCTGCGTGATACCCGCTTTGTCATCATTCTGAAAGCTGAGCAGAATCCGATAGCTGCCATCCTCCTTGCGGAAGATTTCGTCGTAATCGAAGGGGGCTCGGGTCTGAGGCGAGTCCGCTGCTTTCCAGTCGGAAACCACCAGCGCTTCGATGGTGATACCCGTCGAGACCGCGTAATCGCCGGTTCCTACTTCCTGACCGCCGCCGTTCCCCAGCCGCAGGCTCGCATCGGGACGGTTGTTGAACTGAATGGCTCCCGGACCAATCAGTCCCTGGACCCGCAGCGCATTCTTACCAGCCTGAACCGGACTCCGGTTCAACACATCGGACAGCGCGGTCTGGGGCGGCTCATCGAAGTTCCAGTAGAATCGCGGCAGCCGACCGCGGGGTTTGACCGCGACCTGGCCGTCCAGCACATGCACGAACGTCTCAGCCGCTTCATTCACACTGACTTCGTATTCTGTCCCCTGGTCGATCAACTCGATGCTCGGCGTCTCCAGCCGAAAGAGCGCCTTGCGATCAGAACGCTGCGTCGAAACGCTGCCGGAAAACAGGGTTCCCTGATCTTTGCGTTCAAAGCCAAACAGGGAAGGGCTGGCCACGTTAATGTCTGCACCACCCGAAAAGGCAAACTCGACTTCGCCCGACGTCACTTTGACCGTGCCCGGCTGGAAGCGATCCGTGACAGCCGGGCTGTTCCCCAGCAGTTCCCAGCGGGCCCGTGCGACCTGGTTGACGCTGGCGATTTCTTCCGGCGGCGAGGCGCTGTCATCGAAGTAATATTTGGAACGCTGCTGCAGAACCATCTCCGGTTCCCACAGCCCTTTAAAATCGCCCATTAACAGAAAGATACCCACCGCGCCCAGGCAGATCGCCGAACAGACAATCGGAATCAGCATCACCAGGTAGCCCCGTTCGACGGGCTCGCTTGTATGGTCTGCAGCAGGTTTGACGCTGGGTATTGCTTCCGATTCAGGATCCTGCAACACGCGCGCCTGGGCGGTTCCCGCCAGTCCGATGTGCACGAAAACGTAATTCAGGTATTCGCGGCGGTACTCGGGATGCGCGGTGAGCAGACCTTCCAGTGTAGCGAGTTCGTCTTCCGTGATGATGCCCGCACACTGGGCGTCGGCCAGTTCCAGAATCTGTTCGCGGATGTCAGGATCGGGTTGGGTCACGATGAAGCCTCACTCGATAGTCGACGGGTGACGCATTCGTGCAGCGCCCGCCTCAGTTTTTTAATTGTTTTATAAATCGCATGCACCGAACAGTTGCCCCGTTCGGCCAGCGTAGCCGCGGTCTGTCGATCGCCGTAATAGGAATCGAGCAGATCCCGCTCGGGGGACGACAGGTTCTCCAGGCAACGGGTGAGTGCCAGCTGGCGTTCGCTCTGTTCTTCTGCCATCTGGGACACATCCTCTGCCAGCACGGTCACCAGTGCATCACTGAAAATCAGCCGCTGGTTCTGGAACGTCCGCCGGTACTTGCGGATCTGGTTAAAGGCGATGCCGTATGCCCAGTTCAAAAAACTCCGTTCCGGATCATAGCGGGGATATTCCTTCCAGAGGATCACGCACGTCTCCTGAAAAATATCTTCCGCAGCCGCCACATCGAGCACCAGCGCCAGGATGTATCCGTAGATCTTACGGTCCGACTGGGAAAACTGGCGGAAAAAAGATTCGCTCGATTCAGGATGGTCTGCGGGAGTGTTCATTTCGTAGTTAAGTCTAACAATGGCAGGCGCTTCGGGGAATTATGCTGCAGGTGGAAACGGGAGACACGGCAGCATAGTTTCTCCTTCTGTAATAAATGGCGCTTCAACTCGCCGATTGGTACCCGAAAATCGGTGGATCCCGTGATTTTCTTAAAAAGAGGAAAAGTTCTGGTACCAATTCGCACTCCGGCGCGCCATATATAAATGAGGGCCGTTCGGTCAGCAGCCGCATGTTTCCTCGTATCGTCCCGCCAGAGAAATGACTCACCCTCTGAGAATAGATTGAATCGCCTGCATGTGCTCTCTCATTTCACGGAATCTGATATTCGCACTCTCCCTGGTCTGCTGCCTGCCGATCATCGCGGCACCGACAGCTGCCGCCGAACCCGATTTTGCGAAAGACGTACTCCCCCTCTTTCAAAAGCACTGCATTCGCTGTCATAACGAAAGCACGAAAGATGGCGGTCTGTCACTGGAAACCAAACAGAGTGCGCTCAAGGGGGGCGAGAATGTGCGGGTGATCGTCCCCGGCGTCGCTGCGGAAAGCATGCTG
Protein-coding sequences here:
- a CDS encoding LamG domain-containing protein; this encodes MTQPDPDIREQILELADAQCAGIITEDELATLEGLLTAHPEYRREYLNYVFVHIGLAGTAQARVLQDPESEAIPSVKPAADHTSEPVERGYLVMLIPIVCSAICLGAVGIFLLMGDFKGLWEPEMVLQQRSKYYFDDSASPPEEIASVNQVARARWELLGNSPAVTDRFQPGTVKVTSGEVEFAFSGGADINVASPSLFGFERKDQGTLFSGSVSTQRSDRKALFRLETPSIELIDQGTEYEVSVNEAAETFVHVLDGQVAVKPRGRLPRFYWNFDEPPQTALSDVLNRSPVQAGKNALRVQGLIGPGAIQFNNRPDASLRLGNGGGQEVGTGDYAVSTGITIEALVVSDWKAADSPQTRAPFDYDEIFRKEDGSYRILLSFQNDDKAGITQIPQVGDGPCLSFGLYLSGLGYSELDMPLDGKEGRPTLAEIRDGQPHHIVGTYNGWTGEKAIYIDGVMRMSHRFPVGTMIISGGAAPAVIGNLISAQSATLVGREPFNGVIDEVAFYDYALNAGTIATHFSLFKAGKDYFDGQFLDILRQEKQEDYLLIHKGQKMKFSAETGKPVL
- a CDS encoding sigma-70 family RNA polymerase sigma factor — its product is MNTPADHPESSESFFRQFSQSDRKIYGYILALVLDVAAAEDIFQETCVILWKEYPRYDPERSFLNWAYGIAFNQIRKYRRTFQNQRLIFSDALVTVLAEDVSQMAEEQSERQLALTRCLENLSSPERDLLDSYYGDRQTAATLAERGNCSVHAIYKTIKKLRRALHECVTRRLSSEASS